From Mytilus edulis chromosome 8, xbMytEdul2.2, whole genome shotgun sequence, one genomic window encodes:
- the LOC139486725 gene encoding uncharacterized protein: protein MDREDQRRYFVVGSVFMEIVTPLFRQKLVNDYTNKGLRSIHDFINSQTVIHILFHLRHRNSHCCQDQVHCYNSPALPVNYSQWDLLYTENPGPGPGPHNCHCKFTANQINLDDLDITLASLILLNCCNLGLQEENVVRKLRHYKNDYLSHNTKGQITETEYNTLWTDIESFILQLDPSKGDDLIRIEQRPLDQPLCDKYLTCLLDLYKKLDEMDTKLDHQTELLQEIHDVLGNQTTKNTSLFIRGLSSLLKLFRSKQQDNLLPAQPKLGQSLFTLYHHTDLTSKVGNDSIVSDIVMMDGGRLVMCVPDQNRLLICNTDGSQVDSIPVQGMPWHVTAVNNSTVAVTLLYSTGIEMYDIHNKLKLKSISPPGMWCWGSGITTINNKLVVGGNNRLQIVDHQTGEVVQTIQTNCDSYRLHCSDDRIFYTDYKNKLYWLSYTDDRHHTLTLPSGPRSMTTLQDGSLYVVCEDKSVQHVSSDGKQYKQVKTLQLNSLCDGIQYNLTQRKLVIKHNNHVTVYSEI from the exons ATGGACAGAGAAGATCAACGACGTTACTTTGTAGTTGGGTCAGTGTTCATGGAGATTGTTACACCTCTGTTCAGACAGAAGCTGGTAAATGACTACACAAATAAAGGGCTCAGATCTATCCATGATTTCATCAACAGTCAAACAGTAATACACATCTTGTTCCATCTCAGACATAGAAACTCTCATTGTTGTCAGGATCAAGTACATTGTTACAATAGTCCAGCCCTTCCTGTAAACTACAGCCAATGGGACCTCTTGTACACAGAAAATCCAGGACCAGGACCAGGACCCCACAACTGTCACTGTAAATTTACAGCCAATCAAATCAATCTGGATGACCTTGATATCACCTTGGCAAGTTTGATACTGCTAAACTGCTGTAACCTGGGACTACAAGAGGAAAATGTTGTACGAAAATTGAGACattacaaaaatgattatttgaGTCACAACACCAAAGGTCAAATTACAGAAACAGAATACAACACACTATGGACTGACATTGAAAGCTTCATCCTACAACTTGACCCCAGTAAGGGAGATGACCTTATCAGAATAGAACAGAGACCTCTTGACCAACCACTGTGTGACAAGTATCTTACATGTCTACTTGACCTCTATAAAAAACTAGATGAG ATGGACACAAAATTAGACCACCAAACAGAATTACTCCAG GAAATACATGATGTACTAGGAAATCAAACTACAAAGAATACATCTCTCTTTATTC GTGGTTTATCATCACTTCTCAAACTATTCAGAAGTAAACAACAAGATAATTTATTACCAGCCCAACCAAAGCTAGGACAATCCTTATTTACACTATATCACCATACCGACCTGACATCAAAAGTTGGTAATGACAGTATAGTATCAGATATAGTGATGATGGATGGTGGTAGACTGGTGATGTGTGTACCTGACCAGAACAGACTACTGATCTGTAATACAGATGGATCACAGGTAGACAGTATACCTGTACAGGGTATGCCATGGCATGTTACAGCAGTCAACAACTCTACAGTAGCTGTTACACTGTTGTATAGTACGGGTATAGAGATGTATGACATACACAATAAACTCAAACTTAAATCAATATCACCACCTGGAATGTGGTGCTGGGGGAGTGGCATTACAACTATAAACAACAAGTTAGTTGTAGGTGGTAACAACAGACTACAGATAGTAGATCATCAGACAGGAGAGGTGGTACAGACAATACAGACTAACTGTGATTCTTACAGGTTACATTGTTCTGATGACAGAATATTCTACACTGATTACAAGAACAAGCTGTACTGGTTAAGTTATACTGATGACAGACATCACACCCTAACATTACCATCAGGACCCAGGAGTATGACTACACTACAAGATGGCAGTCTGTATGTGGTGTGTGAGGATAAATCAGTACAACATGTGTCATCTGATGGTAAACAGTATAAACAGGTGAAGACACTGCAATTAAATTCATTGTGTGATGGGATACAATATAATCTCACACAAAGGAAACTAGTGATCAAACATAATAACCATGTAACAGTGTACAGTGAAATATAA